A part of Pirellulaceae bacterium genomic DNA contains:
- a CDS encoding ketoacyl-ACP synthase III has product MSRMMGVQLAAVGSYLPERIVPNEDLSDLGCDSEWIQRRTGICQRRRAAPDQATSDLAVLAAQRCLDNGETDVSEVDLLIVATMTPDHLSPSTACHVQRQLGCVAPAMDVSAACAGFMYALVTAGQFVRSGSSQCALVIGSEVMSRITNPSDVKTFPVFGDGAGAVLLRPTADTTKGLESYTLGAEGSSWQTLYIPAGGSRQALTPQSLMAGDQYLHMEGQSVFKWAVRSVTDSMNDCLEHARLSVDDIDLFILHQANIRILDAAISTFDIGAGKVFVNLNRYGNTSSASIPIVLDEARRSGALKPNSRAMLCGFGAGLTWGTAIVQL; this is encoded by the coding sequence ATGAGTCGCATGATGGGCGTGCAATTGGCGGCCGTCGGCAGCTATCTTCCTGAGCGCATCGTACCCAATGAAGACTTGTCCGACCTAGGATGCGATAGCGAGTGGATTCAGCGGCGAACCGGCATTTGTCAGCGGCGTCGCGCCGCTCCCGATCAGGCAACCAGTGATCTAGCGGTGTTGGCCGCCCAACGGTGCTTGGACAATGGCGAGACCGATGTCAGCGAAGTTGATCTGCTGATTGTCGCCACAATGACTCCTGATCACCTGTCGCCCTCAACCGCCTGCCACGTACAGCGACAATTGGGCTGTGTAGCTCCCGCCATGGACGTCAGTGCCGCCTGTGCCGGATTCATGTACGCGTTAGTCACAGCCGGACAGTTTGTTCGTTCAGGGTCGTCGCAGTGCGCTCTGGTAATCGGCAGTGAGGTGATGAGTCGCATAACCAACCCATCGGATGTCAAGACCTTTCCAGTTTTCGGGGATGGTGCTGGGGCTGTGCTACTTCGCCCGACCGCCGACACCACCAAAGGACTGGAAAGTTACACCTTGGGCGCTGAAGGCTCAAGTTGGCAAACGCTGTACATACCTGCCGGTGGAAGCCGTCAAGCATTGACGCCACAGAGTCTGATGGCGGGAGATCAGTATCTGCACATGGAAGGCCAGAGCGTATTCAAATGGGCCGTCCGCAGCGTTACCGACAGCATGAATGACTGTCTCGAACACGCCCGATTGTCAGTCGACGATATCGACTTGTTCATCCTGCATCAAGCGAACATTCGCATTCTAGACGCAGCGATCAGCACATTCGACATCGGTGCTGGCAAAGTATTTGTGAACTTAAATCGCTACGGCAATACCAGTTCAGCCAGCATCCCCATAGTCTTGGATGAAGCTCGGCGCAGCGGGGCACTGAAGCCGAATTCGAGAGCCATGCTCTGCGGCTTCGGTGCCGGGCTCACCTGGGGTACAGCTATCGTGCAGCTCTAG
- a CDS encoding DUF2752 domain-containing protein: protein MEAAPMLTLKMRWLCLVSGLSIALLLAIARMLTPSPFGMGTHQQLGLPPCTVLELWGIPCPACGMTTSWSLVTRGRIFEAAQANSGGMLLALIALAFLPASCYFFVSGKATRDYWFSWTLAVSLLAGLGTALVHWSLRLL, encoded by the coding sequence ATGGAAGCAGCACCAATGCTCACTTTGAAAATGCGCTGGCTGTGCCTAGTCAGCGGTTTGAGCATTGCCCTGCTGCTAGCAATAGCTCGCATGCTCACTCCGTCACCGTTTGGCATGGGCACGCATCAGCAACTGGGGCTGCCACCCTGCACCGTCCTGGAACTGTGGGGGATCCCCTGTCCAGCGTGTGGGATGACGACCAGTTGGTCATTGGTTACCCGTGGTCGAATTTTTGAGGCGGCTCAAGCCAATTCCGGCGGGATGTTGCTAGCCTTAATTGCTCTGGCTTTTCTGCCCGCCAGTTGCTATTTCTTCGTCAGCGGAAAAGCCACACGCGACTATTGGTTTTCGTGGACGCTGGCGGTCAGCCTTCTCGCTGGCTTAGGCACGGCACTCGTGCACTGGTCATTGCGGTTGCTGTAA
- a CDS encoding HAMP domain-containing protein — protein MKIPRLAELMIASRQAMKWMFGHWSLQRKSQLFLSLALMVPIGLAFWFLSQIVAKDLVRETTRQSARDHARSVVAWKHVESPKFGQQSAISSQSSLIPPRPVEPRGLSSSQTHYEPEAYAVLRRQLVDNPYFRESFLMLDTEVMHENLGSADLPATEVEQSLMERLQVRYRQRLSQPASTTQSAAATSVATETAVAGQTRASENVVTYFSPPGTVEMFDEDGPVFDDDAPDGGWYVYYHVVQFPDKCLMCHPRDLRYQTADIPFRVVKVKIPYSQTQVVSATTLAVMITIAMVTIACALLFVQYVFRNIVLNPLNHLRTVTDEISRGNVYLRATLDTGDEFSELGEAFNRMLRHMTEGQSKLRELNMELDMRVDQLAQVNLQLYEANRLKSDFLANMSHELRTPLNSILGFSEVLQGIEALSDKQRKYVSNIQGSGRVLLEMINDILDLAKMEAGKMKVSPAYFSLPDLIRAQCTALQSLVDEKNMDLQINLPDDMPLVFQDQSKIQQILTNLLSNAIKFTPDGGVITVQAGHIKDQHFAITVSDTGVGIPESDFEIIFEKFRQSSVVLQQDGLTRQYSGTGLGLSIVRELCRLLGGEVRLSSQLGTGSTFQIMLPMHFQPSVAPPPNEPSQSQPQ, from the coding sequence ATGAAAATACCTAGACTTGCCGAATTGATGATTGCCAGTCGGCAAGCCATGAAATGGATGTTCGGGCATTGGTCGCTGCAGCGCAAGAGCCAGTTGTTTCTAAGCTTGGCGCTGATGGTTCCGATTGGCCTAGCGTTTTGGTTCTTGTCCCAGATCGTGGCCAAGGACCTCGTGCGTGAGACAACGCGACAATCGGCTCGTGATCATGCCCGGTCAGTGGTTGCGTGGAAGCATGTTGAGAGTCCCAAATTTGGTCAACAGTCAGCCATTAGCTCTCAATCTTCATTGATTCCACCTCGGCCCGTAGAGCCTCGCGGCTTAAGTTCCTCCCAGACACATTACGAGCCAGAGGCGTATGCCGTCTTGCGACGCCAGCTGGTGGACAATCCATACTTTCGCGAATCATTCTTGATGCTGGACACCGAGGTCATGCACGAGAATTTAGGCTCGGCCGATTTACCCGCCACCGAAGTCGAGCAGTCATTGATGGAACGGTTACAGGTCCGCTATCGCCAACGCCTCAGTCAGCCTGCGAGTACAACCCAATCAGCCGCTGCCACCAGCGTGGCTACTGAAACTGCAGTGGCTGGGCAGACAAGAGCCAGCGAGAACGTCGTGACTTACTTCAGTCCACCAGGCACCGTCGAAATGTTCGATGAGGATGGACCCGTGTTCGACGACGATGCCCCAGACGGCGGCTGGTACGTTTACTATCACGTCGTTCAATTCCCCGATAAATGCTTGATGTGCCACCCTCGCGATTTAAGGTACCAAACAGCGGACATTCCGTTTCGCGTCGTCAAAGTCAAAATCCCTTACAGCCAAACGCAAGTGGTCTCAGCCACCACGTTGGCCGTGATGATTACCATCGCTATGGTCACGATCGCCTGTGCGCTGCTGTTCGTGCAATACGTGTTTCGAAATATCGTTCTCAATCCACTCAATCACTTGCGAACAGTGACCGACGAGATTAGTCGCGGCAATGTGTACTTGCGAGCCACGCTGGATACTGGCGACGAATTCAGTGAATTGGGCGAAGCATTCAATCGCATGCTGCGCCACATGACCGAAGGACAATCAAAGCTACGCGAGCTGAATATGGAATTGGACATGCGCGTCGATCAACTGGCACAGGTCAATTTGCAACTCTACGAAGCCAATCGACTCAAGAGTGATTTCCTAGCCAATATGTCTCACGAATTGCGTACGCCGCTCAACAGTATCTTAGGATTCAGTGAAGTCCTGCAGGGAATCGAAGCTCTGAGCGACAAGCAGCGGAAGTATGTCTCCAACATTCAGGGCAGTGGCCGGGTGCTGCTGGAGATGATCAACGACATCTTGGACTTAGCCAAGATGGAAGCTGGTAAAATGAAAGTCTCGCCCGCCTATTTTTCACTGCCGGACTTGATTCGCGCACAATGTACAGCTTTACAAAGTCTGGTTGATGAAAAAAACATGGACCTGCAAATCAACTTGCCGGACGACATGCCGCTGGTATTCCAGGATCAGTCGAAGATTCAACAGATTCTGACCAACTTGCTTTCCAATGCCATCAAGTTTACGCCCGATGGTGGCGTTATCACCGTCCAGGCAGGTCACATCAAGGACCAACATTTCGCGATTACGGTCAGCGATACCGGCGTTGGTATTCCTGAATCGGATTTTGAAATTATCTTCGAGAAATTTCGGCAGAGTAGCGTTGTGTTACAACAGGACGGTTTGACACGCCAGTATTCCGGAACCGGCTTGGGATTGTCGATCGTCCGCGAGCTGTGCCGACTACTGGGAGGCGAAGTGCGTTTGAGTAGTCAATTGGGGACTGGCAGTACCTTTCAAATCATGCTGCCGATGCACTTCCAACCCTCCGTCGCGCCGCCACCTAACGAGCCAAGCCAGAGCCAGCCGCAATGA
- a CDS encoding fumarate reductase/succinate dehydrogenase flavoprotein subunit: MDKYQTFEYDVIVVGAGGAGLRAAIESSALGAKTAIVCKSLLGKAHTVMAEGGVAAALANVDERDGWQTHFRDTLKGGWKLNQWRMAQLHAQEAPERVRELERWGAVFDRTKDGRILQRNFGGHTYPRLAHVGDRTGLELIRTLQDRGVHQGIDVFMEVTIRHILQDDGRVSGCFGYYRESGRFVVFRSKAVILATGGIGKCWDVSSNSWEYTGDGHAMALWAGADLIDMEFVQFHPTGMVWPPSVKGTLITEGVRGEGGVLKNKAGRRFMFDNVPDFYQGEFAESEGEAKQWVDAVVARRRPEARRPPELLTRDVVARAIRREVREGRGTPHGGVYLDIASQRTADEIKKKLPSMYHQFKELASVDITKEPMEVGPTCHYMMGGVYVNPDTQESTLPGLFACGEVGGGLHGANRLGGNSLSDLLVFGQRAGKYAAELAKGRQFGKLNQDEIAAQADRCLAPFNRSQGENPYDVHTALQKLMQDLVGIVRNEEDLKQALEGIAQLKKRAEQVRVTGNIQFNPGWHLAMDLRNMLDVSQCVTTAALARQESRGAHTRDDFPDKDEANWGTKNSLVRQRGEEIQLEQRPLPTMPDELKKIMTELKG; this comes from the coding sequence ATGGACAAATATCAGACGTTTGAATACGACGTAATTGTGGTTGGAGCTGGTGGAGCCGGATTGCGGGCGGCCATCGAGTCGTCAGCCTTGGGGGCTAAGACCGCTATCGTCTGCAAATCGCTGCTCGGTAAAGCGCACACTGTAATGGCTGAAGGTGGTGTGGCAGCCGCATTGGCCAATGTCGATGAGCGCGACGGCTGGCAGACGCATTTTCGCGATACGCTCAAGGGCGGTTGGAAGCTCAACCAATGGCGCATGGCACAATTGCATGCCCAAGAGGCGCCCGAACGTGTGCGCGAACTTGAGCGGTGGGGGGCGGTGTTCGATCGCACCAAAGATGGTCGCATTCTACAGCGCAACTTCGGGGGGCACACCTATCCGCGCTTGGCTCACGTGGGCGATCGCACTGGCTTGGAGCTCATTCGCACGCTGCAGGATCGCGGCGTGCATCAAGGTATCGACGTATTCATGGAAGTCACCATCCGCCATATCTTGCAGGACGACGGTCGCGTCAGCGGTTGCTTCGGTTACTATCGGGAAAGCGGCCGATTTGTCGTATTCCGCAGCAAGGCGGTGATCTTGGCTACCGGAGGTATCGGCAAGTGCTGGGATGTGTCCAGCAATTCGTGGGAATACACCGGCGACGGTCATGCCATGGCTTTGTGGGCCGGGGCAGACTTGATCGACATGGAGTTTGTGCAGTTCCATCCCACGGGCATGGTCTGGCCGCCGAGCGTCAAAGGCACGCTGATTACTGAAGGCGTCCGCGGTGAAGGCGGCGTGCTTAAGAATAAGGCTGGCCGCCGTTTCATGTTCGACAATGTGCCCGATTTCTATCAGGGAGAGTTTGCTGAATCCGAAGGCGAGGCCAAGCAGTGGGTGGACGCCGTCGTCGCTCGCCGACGACCGGAAGCCCGCCGTCCTCCCGAATTGCTGACCCGTGACGTGGTAGCTCGCGCTATCCGCCGCGAAGTGCGCGAGGGGCGAGGCACGCCTCACGGTGGCGTCTATTTAGATATCGCCTCACAGCGAACTGCCGACGAGATTAAAAAGAAGCTGCCCAGCATGTATCACCAGTTCAAGGAGCTGGCCAGCGTCGATATCACCAAGGAGCCGATGGAGGTTGGTCCGACCTGCCACTACATGATGGGTGGCGTGTACGTGAATCCTGACACGCAGGAGTCGACTCTGCCCGGTCTGTTCGCCTGTGGTGAAGTCGGTGGCGGATTGCATGGCGCGAATCGACTGGGTGGTAATTCGCTGTCCGATTTATTGGTGTTTGGTCAGCGCGCCGGCAAGTATGCCGCAGAACTTGCCAAGGGTCGCCAATTCGGCAAACTGAACCAAGATGAGATTGCCGCACAGGCTGACCGCTGCCTGGCTCCATTTAATCGTAGCCAAGGCGAGAATCCCTACGATGTTCATACTGCGCTTCAAAAACTGATGCAGGACTTGGTTGGCATTGTCCGCAATGAAGAAGATTTGAAGCAGGCGCTGGAAGGCATTGCCCAATTAAAGAAGCGCGCGGAGCAAGTTCGCGTGACTGGCAACATTCAGTTCAATCCAGGGTGGCATCTGGCTATGGACTTGCGGAATATGTTAGACGTCAGCCAGTGCGTGACCACCGCTGCGCTCGCTCGCCAGGAAAGTCGCGGTGCTCACACGCGCGATGATTTTCCAGACAAAGACGAAGCAAACTGGGGCACCAAAAACAGTTTAGTTCGCCAGCGCGGTGAAGAAATTCAACTCGAACAACGCCCCTTGCCGACGATGCCCGATGAACTCAAGAAGATCATGACGGAGCTCAAGGGCTAG
- a CDS encoding succinate dehydrogenase/fumarate reductase iron-sulfur subunit, which translates to MAEKIHLKIYRTDQHGGGQMVDYSIPADPGMVVLDAVHKVQATQAPDLAVRWNCKAGKCGSCSAEVNGRPKLMCMDRIDNYQEGETITVRPMKAFPVIRDLVTDVSWNYQVNKKIPAFKMRAGAETDPRFTQEEADRVQEFRKCIECFLCQNVCHVVREHELKEEFSGPRFLVRAASLEMHPLDEIDRLPLIKKEMGIGYCNITKCCTEVCPEHIAITDNAIIPLKERVVDRFYDPVKMILHKIMPPKKRLPTKSD; encoded by the coding sequence ATGGCAGAAAAAATTCATCTCAAGATTTACCGAACCGACCAACATGGCGGTGGGCAAATGGTGGACTATTCCATTCCTGCCGATCCCGGCATGGTTGTGTTGGATGCAGTTCATAAAGTGCAGGCCACGCAAGCTCCCGACTTGGCCGTTCGCTGGAACTGCAAGGCCGGCAAATGTGGTTCGTGCAGCGCTGAAGTCAATGGTCGCCCCAAGCTGATGTGCATGGATCGAATTGACAATTATCAGGAGGGCGAGACTATCACAGTCAGGCCCATGAAGGCGTTTCCGGTGATACGAGACCTGGTAACCGATGTATCTTGGAACTATCAGGTAAACAAGAAAATACCAGCTTTCAAGATGCGTGCAGGCGCTGAGACGGATCCACGATTTACTCAAGAAGAAGCCGATCGCGTTCAAGAATTTCGCAAGTGCATCGAGTGTTTTCTATGCCAAAACGTGTGTCACGTTGTGCGCGAGCACGAGTTGAAGGAAGAGTTCTCGGGCCCCCGTTTCTTGGTGCGCGCCGCGAGCTTGGAGATGCATCCGCTGGACGAGATTGATCGCCTACCACTCATCAAGAAAGAAATGGGCATCGGTTACTGCAACATTACTAAGTGTTGTACCGAAGTCTGCCCGGAGCATATTGCGATTACCGACAATGCGATTATTCCACTTAAGGAACGCGTCGTAGATCGATTTTACGATCCGGTGAAGATGATCCTTCACAAGATTATGCCGCCCAAGAAGCGTCTCCCAACCAAGTCGGACTGA
- a CDS encoding bacterial transcriptional activator domain-containing protein: MLEPRRIRRESVPIALKQAQHYRLLGEPALAESICRDIIAVAPENEDAWVTLLLALTDQFDTRQGEAMDHSLRLVDHFASEFRRCYYAGIISERWARAQLRAGLPIEAAEQWIRKAMNAFMQANELAPADDPNPILRWNSCLRLLDQYDLQTASHSPAIASPNRDVDGEYGDDVPLS; this comes from the coding sequence ATGCTAGAGCCACGCAGGATTCGTCGCGAAAGTGTTCCGATCGCCCTCAAGCAGGCACAGCATTATCGACTGCTCGGCGAGCCGGCATTGGCCGAAAGCATTTGTCGGGACATTATTGCTGTGGCTCCGGAAAATGAAGATGCTTGGGTGACGCTGCTGTTGGCTTTGACGGATCAATTCGATACCCGGCAGGGTGAGGCGATGGATCACTCGCTGCGACTGGTCGACCACTTTGCCAGCGAATTCCGGCGCTGCTATTATGCGGGTATCATCAGCGAGCGCTGGGCGCGGGCACAACTGCGAGCCGGACTACCCATCGAGGCTGCTGAACAATGGATTCGCAAGGCGATGAATGCCTTTATGCAGGCCAATGAACTTGCACCGGCCGACGATCCGAATCCTATACTGCGCTGGAATAGCTGCTTGCGATTGTTGGATCAATACGATCTGCAAACTGCTTCACACAGCCCAGCCATTGCCTCCCCCAATCGAGACGTTGATGGGGAGTATGGTGATGATGTACCGCTAAGCTAG
- the ggt gene encoding gamma-glutamyltransferase encodes MRIVTLGVMLAGLLDYQTPLLAQNDAQPHAVAEIGAYDRPAGPLHQSRSVVNAKRAMACTSDPRATQAALEILNQGGTAVDAAIAANAVLGVVEPMSCGIGGDLYSIIWDAKSQKVYGLNASGRSPQKLTRQIVASQGHAELPSAGPLSWSVPGCVAGWNDLHSKFGRLTIEQILRPAIRLAEDGFAVAPLIGAFWSSMAHPLSRHPDTAATYLIDGQAPKSGQVFRNPRLAKTYRQLVDQGLASYYSGPIAQEIVRFSQAQGGYFTMSDFVGHCNEWVDPISTNYRGYNVWQIPPNGQGLAVLQILNVLGQHDVAKLGWGSPEYLHLLIEAKKLAYADRARYYADMAFEPVPVAQLQSLEYAKRQSQRINWQQAAHDIKPGDVKLRDGDTVYLCVVDENRNCCSLIQSNYSGFGSLMVPNDLGFVLQNRGNLFSLDAQHPNRLEPGKRPFHTIIPALVTRDGQPMFVFGVMGGDMQPQGQVQVLVNWIDFGMNIQMAGDAARVRHDGSATPRGEVEQPAGGVVRVESGIPAATVERLRALGHRVEYSKMSMGGYQGILIDHQQGTLQGATESRNDGLALGLD; translated from the coding sequence ATGCGAATTGTGACGCTGGGTGTTATGCTGGCAGGGCTACTGGATTACCAAACACCACTTCTTGCGCAGAACGACGCGCAGCCACATGCGGTTGCTGAAATTGGAGCCTACGATCGACCGGCCGGACCTCTGCACCAAAGCCGCTCGGTGGTCAACGCCAAGCGTGCGATGGCTTGCACCAGCGACCCTCGAGCCACACAGGCTGCCCTGGAGATTCTGAACCAAGGTGGCACTGCGGTGGATGCAGCAATTGCGGCCAACGCTGTCCTGGGCGTCGTAGAACCAATGAGCTGTGGGATTGGTGGCGATTTGTATAGCATTATTTGGGATGCCAAATCACAGAAGGTTTATGGACTAAACGCCAGTGGTCGTAGTCCTCAGAAGTTGACTCGCCAAATCGTGGCTTCGCAAGGCCATGCGGAATTGCCTAGCGCCGGACCGCTATCCTGGAGTGTTCCTGGCTGCGTTGCTGGTTGGAATGACCTGCATTCGAAGTTTGGCAGGCTGACGATCGAGCAGATACTGCGTCCGGCCATACGTCTAGCCGAGGATGGGTTTGCCGTTGCGCCGCTGATCGGTGCGTTTTGGAGTTCCATGGCGCATCCCCTCAGTCGCCATCCAGACACGGCAGCGACCTACTTAATTGACGGGCAAGCGCCCAAGTCTGGTCAGGTATTTCGCAATCCGCGACTGGCCAAGACGTATCGACAATTGGTTGATCAGGGACTTGCTTCGTACTATTCCGGTCCAATTGCTCAGGAGATCGTTAGGTTTAGCCAAGCTCAAGGTGGCTATTTTACGATGTCTGATTTTGTGGGGCATTGCAATGAGTGGGTCGATCCGATTTCGACAAACTATCGTGGTTATAACGTGTGGCAGATTCCACCCAACGGCCAAGGGCTCGCGGTCTTGCAAATCTTAAATGTTCTCGGCCAACATGACGTGGCCAAGCTGGGGTGGGGGTCGCCGGAATACCTGCATCTTCTAATTGAAGCCAAAAAGCTGGCCTACGCCGATCGGGCTCGCTACTATGCCGACATGGCTTTTGAGCCTGTGCCCGTTGCCCAGTTGCAGTCGCTGGAGTATGCGAAACGTCAATCGCAGCGAATCAACTGGCAGCAGGCCGCTCACGACATAAAACCAGGTGACGTCAAGTTGCGTGATGGCGATACGGTGTACTTATGTGTGGTGGACGAGAATCGCAATTGCTGCTCGTTGATTCAGAGTAATTATTCCGGCTTCGGCAGTCTGATGGTGCCCAATGACTTGGGATTTGTATTGCAAAATCGAGGTAATCTATTTTCACTCGACGCCCAGCATCCGAATCGTTTAGAACCGGGCAAACGGCCATTTCACACCATCATTCCTGCGTTGGTCACCCGTGACGGTCAACCGATGTTTGTGTTTGGCGTCATGGGCGGCGATATGCAGCCTCAAGGCCAAGTGCAGGTACTGGTCAATTGGATCGACTTCGGCATGAATATTCAAATGGCAGGCGACGCGGCTCGAGTGCGTCACGACGGAAGTGCAACGCCCAGGGGCGAAGTTGAGCAACCTGCCGGTGGTGTGGTACGGGTCGAGAGCGGAATACCGGCGGCGACCGTCGAGCGGTTGAGAGCTCTGGGCCACCGCGTCGAGTATTCCAAAATGTCGATGGGCGGCTATCAGGGCATCCTGATCGATCATCAGCAAGGAACGCTGCAAGGTGCAACAGAAAGTCGCAATGACGGGCTAGCCCTTGGATTAGATTGA
- a CDS encoding integrase core domain-containing protein → MPATLEPTAPEVDACTLTAMPTTLRVAPDPHPCPPDPSHLSQTELLNELDARLNACAWQHDFNQQRPHSLLGYLTPPEFALRCGASSRRVGTGDCSPAPLTEPDLWAHIRLLKLNMLEQHKLP, encoded by the coding sequence TTGCCCGCAACGCTCGAGCCTACCGCACCGGAGGTCGATGCCTGCACACTGACGGCCATGCCCACTACGCTGCGCGTGGCCCCTGATCCACATCCCTGTCCCCCTGATCCATCCCACCTGAGCCAGACCGAACTGCTTAACGAACTCGATGCACGCCTCAATGCATGTGCCTGGCAGCACGACTTCAACCAGCAGCGCCCGCATAGTTTGCTTGGATACTTAACCCCACCTGAGTTCGCGCTCCGTTGTGGTGCTTCGTCCCGTCGAGTAGGCACGGGGGATTGCTCCCCCGCACCTCTCACAGAACCGGACTTGTGGGCCCACATCCGGCTCCTCAAGCTGAACATGCTAGAACAGCATAAGCTGCCCTGA
- a CDS encoding VCBS domain-containing protein translates to MTLQADGSYQYVIDQLHPDVQALRTAADTLT, encoded by the coding sequence GTGACTCTGCAGGCCGACGGCAGTTACCAGTATGTGATCGACCAGCTGCATCCGGACGTGCAGGCGCTGCGAACCGCTGCCGATACGCTGACCTGA